One window of Methanogenium organophilum genomic DNA carries:
- a CDS encoding sensor histidine kinase, with protein MIITMNTPELFIFLLLLGSACITGAVSYVLHSQLEKRGANWLLFTAATMTGWLCCDALIVAIPDISIKFAVSGIKFIFVILTPLAFFFFSLAYTGKYEGVSGWKRAAVALLPAVSICALLTNPWKHLFYVELANPSLWVYNHYTGPEGIWFWVNLVYSYALITGALLLLIGLFMSSPQHFRRQIFLLILSALAPFTANIIVIFTNVGTDTADITPLFFALSGILIFITVYWMHLFSIMPFARTRIITEIHEGVIVADGNGVVIDINSAACTAGGVTEKEAISLSTDTLLTGIFGITLAELSEARSLTVSHTNAAGETQWSDLTVSRVEGYDAQSGGTIILIRDATARRRAEEEIMAKDLRLKIAMEGAGLSSWEWREGPGYVTYDNPLADRTIENVTTIEGFTDQMKRCLKDGYEATLDEQFENILSGGKNTFSVEFPVENLNKGHWIQITGQVIERDEDNRPIWMVGITQDVSTYYAARAAIMEANTKIKLLTSITRHDVLNQVMVVRMLIELAGMEPKDAMSPEVKEIVTKIDNAAALIEEQISFTRDYEDLGTYTPSWQNVATVAAQAAGVVSRTGISFSCNTGTLEVYADPMFRKVIENLFENAQRHGGGVTALSVRFDYRGAGACLVVEDNGRGVPDELKKRIFSQGYGKNTGFGLFLSKEILALTNITITEEGTEGKGSQFVMHIPAGGYRGYQGE; from the coding sequence ATGATAATAACGATGAATACCCCGGAACTATTTATATTCCTTCTTTTACTTGGGTCAGCATGTATCACCGGGGCTGTTTCCTATGTGCTCCATTCACAGCTGGAAAAACGGGGCGCAAACTGGCTCTTATTCACCGCCGCCACTATGACCGGGTGGCTCTGCTGTGACGCCCTGATCGTCGCGATTCCGGATATCTCCATCAAATTTGCAGTATCCGGGATCAAGTTCATCTTTGTTATTCTCACCCCGCTTGCATTCTTCTTTTTTTCTCTCGCATATACTGGCAAGTATGAAGGAGTGTCAGGATGGAAGCGGGCTGCTGTAGCTCTTCTTCCTGCAGTGAGTATCTGTGCCTTACTCACAAACCCCTGGAAACATCTGTTCTATGTGGAACTTGCTAACCCGTCCCTCTGGGTATATAATCATTACACGGGCCCTGAAGGGATTTGGTTCTGGGTGAACCTTGTATACTCATATGCACTCATTACAGGCGCCCTGCTTCTCCTTATTGGCCTATTCATGTCCTCTCCGCAACACTTCCGGCGGCAGATATTTCTTCTTATTTTGAGTGCTCTGGCTCCGTTCACCGCAAATATCATCGTAATATTCACAAACGTAGGCACCGATACAGCCGACATCACCCCGCTCTTCTTTGCCCTGAGCGGAATTCTCATCTTCATTACGGTATATTGGATGCACCTCTTCAGTATCATGCCCTTTGCACGGACACGTATTATCACCGAAATTCATGAAGGGGTTATTGTTGCAGACGGGAACGGTGTTGTCATTGATATAAACAGTGCTGCCTGCACAGCAGGAGGCGTAACCGAAAAAGAGGCGATTTCCCTTTCTACGGATACTCTCCTCACCGGAATATTCGGGATCACACTCGCTGAACTCAGCGAGGCACGTTCACTCACAGTTTCTCACACGAACGCCGCCGGAGAAACCCAATGGTCTGATCTGACCGTCAGCAGGGTTGAGGGATATGACGCACAATCAGGTGGAACCATCATCCTCATTCGTGACGCGACCGCACGGAGACGGGCAGAAGAAGAAATAATGGCCAAAGACCTCAGGCTGAAGATCGCAATGGAGGGCGCAGGCCTTTCCTCGTGGGAATGGCGGGAGGGTCCAGGATATGTAACATATGATAACCCGCTTGCCGACCGTACGATTGAAAATGTCACAACCATCGAGGGGTTCACGGACCAGATGAAGCGATGCCTGAAGGACGGATATGAGGCCACACTTGACGAACAGTTTGAAAATATTCTGAGCGGAGGAAAAAACACCTTTTCCGTTGAATTTCCCGTTGAAAACCTAAATAAGGGACACTGGATCCAGATCACGGGGCAGGTTATTGAACGGGATGAGGATAATAGACCGATATGGATGGTAGGTATTACCCAGGATGTGTCCACCTACTATGCAGCACGTGCTGCCATAATGGAAGCAAACACGAAGATAAAATTGCTCACATCAATTACCCGGCACGATGTTCTCAACCAGGTGATGGTAGTCCGGATGCTGATCGAACTCGCCGGGATGGAACCCAAAGACGCCATGAGCCCGGAGGTGAAGGAAATAGTCACAAAAATAGACAATGCCGCTGCACTAATAGAAGAACAGATTTCATTTACCCGCGATTATGAAGATCTTGGTACATATACTCCTTCCTGGCAGAATGTGGCAACTGTGGCGGCTCAGGCAGCAGGAGTGGTCAGCCGGACAGGGATTTCGTTTTCCTGCAATACCGGCACCCTGGAGGTGTATGCAGATCCGATGTTTAGAAAGGTGATAGAAAACCTCTTTGAAAACGCCCAGCGTCACGGAGGAGGGGTAACAGCACTGTCGGTTCGTTTTGATTACAGGGGGGCCGGAGCCTGCCTGGTGGTGGAAGACAACGGACGGGGGGTCCCGGATGAACTCAAAAAGAGGATTTTTTCACAGGGATATGGAAAAAATACCGGATTTGGCCTTTTTTTGAGCAAAGAGATCCTAGCCCTCACTAATATCACCATCACCGAGGAAGGGACGGAAGGGAAAGGATCGCAATTTGTGATGCACATCCCCGCAGGCGGTTACCGGGGCTATCAGGGGGAATGA
- a CDS encoding MFS transporter: MDTTTSPLPRQTLTAILLAVCLASFATPFISSGVQIALPLIAEAFGVTATLLGWVPTAFLLPYAVFLLPFGKTADTLGRRRYFLMGIAVMGTGLICAGLAPSFGYLMAGMAIAGLGSAMTFATALPLLTTNYPLRERGKIIGINTAVVYVSLAAGPFLGGIITGYLGWRALFLVTAPAILAALLVGSRVIPKDQNTVEKKPFDYPGTAIYGASLILLIAGASRLPALWAAAIVFAGACGILGFFVWEARTNEPVFPVRLLRGNRAFTYSNIAALINYSSTYAVTFLLSLYLQYIRALTPQAAGTILLAQPILMAVTAPIAGRLSDRTEPRFLATTGMAIVTVCLFLLSFITEKTPLFFIVTVLMVLGLGYGIFSPPNMNSIMSSVSNAQAGIASATAATMRVLGQNLSMAVAMMSFSMVIGTIVITPDRTGELLTATHYAFVAFGILCVAGVWFSAGRGNIRERPTEETE, encoded by the coding sequence ATGGATACCACCACATCCCCGCTGCCGCGACAAACCCTTACTGCGATACTTCTGGCCGTCTGTCTCGCCTCCTTTGCCACCCCCTTCATCTCCTCAGGAGTGCAAATTGCCCTGCCCCTCATTGCAGAGGCATTTGGTGTCACGGCAACGCTACTGGGATGGGTTCCAACCGCATTTCTTCTCCCGTATGCAGTGTTCCTGTTGCCCTTCGGCAAGACTGCAGACACACTCGGGAGACGCCGGTATTTCCTTATGGGGATTGCCGTCATGGGTACAGGGCTCATCTGTGCCGGGCTTGCACCATCATTCGGGTATTTAATGGCAGGGATGGCCATAGCCGGATTAGGGAGTGCGATGACCTTTGCCACCGCCCTGCCGCTGCTGACAACAAACTATCCCCTGCGGGAGCGTGGGAAGATTATCGGGATCAATACCGCAGTTGTCTATGTGAGCCTTGCCGCAGGGCCGTTTCTGGGCGGAATTATCACGGGCTATCTCGGGTGGCGGGCCCTCTTTCTGGTGACCGCGCCCGCCATTCTCGCTGCCCTCCTCGTCGGCTCTCGAGTGATTCCAAAGGATCAGAATACAGTAGAAAAGAAACCCTTTGACTATCCGGGGACGGCCATCTACGGTGCCTCCCTAATCCTTCTTATTGCAGGCGCCTCCCGCCTGCCTGCCCTCTGGGCGGCTGCCATTGTATTCGCCGGCGCCTGTGGTATTCTGGGATTCTTTGTCTGGGAAGCCCGTACCAATGAACCAGTCTTTCCCGTCCGCCTCCTCCGGGGCAACCGGGCGTTCACCTATTCGAATATCGCAGCGCTCATCAATTACTCCTCCACCTATGCCGTCACCTTCCTGCTCTCCCTCTACCTCCAGTATATCCGGGCCCTCACGCCGCAGGCGGCAGGCACCATCCTCCTTGCACAACCAATTCTGATGGCAGTGACCGCCCCTATTGCTGGCAGGCTCTCTGACCGGACAGAGCCGCGGTTCCTCGCTACCACGGGCATGGCCATCGTCACTGTCTGCCTCTTTCTCCTCTCGTTCATCACGGAAAAGACACCGCTATTTTTCATCGTAACCGTCCTGATGGTCCTTGGTCTGGGCTACGGTATCTTCTCACCCCCCAATATGAACTCCATCATGAGTTCAGTCTCCAATGCACAGGCAGGCATTGCCTCGGCGACCGCCGCCACCATGCGGGTGCTGGGGCAAAATCTCTCGATGGCCGTTGCAATGATGTCCTTCTCTATGGTGATAGGAACAATCGTCATCACCCCGGACAGAACCGGAGAACTTCTCACCGCAACGCATTACGCCTTTGTCGCCTTTGGCATCCTCTGTGTAGCTGGCGTCTGGTTCTCAGCAGGACGGGGAAATATACGAGAGAGGCCAACAGAAGAGACAGAATGA
- a CDS encoding efflux RND transporter permease subunit — MQSPFAFLANSIIRHPKTVAAVVFGVILVMIFFASGVQMKTGTETYVDITTPTGSLIKHYEDTYSSDSIILMFEGDAVYMPETLDYLRDLSNDIENEYQIVSVSSIIDLVDLYNGGIIPGSEAEIKSIVDQYKDVIPGASTTGTMTLMQVVVQPGLSDSAASAALSNIRSVVETHTPPPGISVTVTGTAAFSDEMQTSMGTSTGMLIGLAMLLMVVAMGLLFGHVRYRFLPVFIVLMGVVVSFGMMGASGTGLTMMVMAAFPVMIGIGIDYAIQFQTRFDEEVKKTSIDEAVYTTVTQSGSAVAIAMVATSLGFIALSTAPFPMVVDFGVICVVGVLSCYLCALVIVPTFAKLVNYRPLDPKPAKNGKGNKLSMMERYDIVLAKVAAWIADHPVGVLLLVGCVAMIGIPLDDKIVINTEEEAMVPPTMPAKVSMDKLGSAMGSTSTIPLVVRSDDIFEPATLQWMVDITDYEELKHSEITGATSIASVLTSLNGGTLPQDREQIDALLEQVPENTLTRYTDGQMEAVIEFSTVSLDLNSMKALLDNMRTDLEWYEKEPGTTAVFTGSMALFGDMIDGITESKSTMNMLGFGLIFVFLLLIYRKATAITPIIPIIMIVGWNAVIMYVLGLEYNLLTATLGAMTIGVASEYTILIMERYDEERERGLSCHDAIQVSIQKIGTAISISGLTTVFGFSALTLSEFPIMANFGLVTVITVAFSLVGAILVMPAVLAITSRIQDWFAARESVKRSKTV; from the coding sequence ATGCAGTCACCATTTGCCTTTCTGGCCAATTCAATTATTCGTCACCCAAAGACGGTTGCAGCAGTAGTCTTTGGTGTGATCCTGGTGATGATCTTCTTCGCGTCCGGCGTCCAGATGAAGACCGGCACCGAGACCTATGTGGACATCACCACCCCCACGGGGTCCCTCATTAAGCATTATGAGGATACGTATAGTTCCGATTCAATCATCCTCATGTTCGAGGGCGATGCGGTCTATATGCCCGAGACGCTGGACTACCTCCGCGACCTCTCGAATGACATCGAAAACGAATACCAAATCGTATCAGTCTCGAGTATAATCGATCTCGTGGATCTCTATAATGGCGGTATAATTCCCGGTTCGGAAGCAGAGATCAAGAGTATCGTTGATCAGTACAAGGATGTCATTCCGGGTGCCTCGACGACCGGTACGATGACCCTGATGCAGGTCGTCGTGCAGCCGGGTCTCTCGGACTCAGCCGCGAGCGCCGCCCTCAGCAATATCCGTTCGGTAGTGGAAACACATACCCCTCCACCCGGGATCTCCGTTACCGTGACAGGAACTGCAGCATTTTCCGATGAGATGCAGACCTCAATGGGTACGTCCACCGGGATGCTGATAGGTCTTGCAATGCTCTTAATGGTCGTTGCAATGGGACTCCTCTTCGGGCATGTCCGATATCGGTTCCTTCCGGTTTTTATCGTATTGATGGGTGTCGTTGTCTCCTTCGGGATGATGGGCGCCTCTGGCACCGGCCTCACGATGATGGTGATGGCCGCCTTCCCGGTGATGATCGGTATCGGTATTGATTATGCCATTCAGTTCCAGACCCGGTTCGATGAAGAGGTGAAAAAGACCTCCATCGACGAGGCGGTCTATACCACCGTCACCCAGTCGGGCAGTGCGGTCGCAATCGCAATGGTGGCGACATCGCTTGGTTTCATCGCGCTTTCCACGGCTCCGTTCCCCATGGTGGTCGACTTCGGCGTGATCTGTGTGGTAGGTGTTCTCTCCTGCTATCTCTGTGCTCTCGTCATCGTTCCCACCTTCGCCAAACTGGTGAACTACCGGCCGCTTGACCCAAAGCCCGCCAAAAACGGCAAGGGGAATAAACTCTCCATGATGGAGCGCTATGACATTGTCCTTGCAAAGGTGGCCGCCTGGATCGCCGACCACCCGGTGGGCGTCCTCCTTCTCGTCGGGTGCGTTGCGATGATCGGTATCCCGCTCGACGACAAAATTGTCATCAATACCGAAGAGGAAGCGATGGTCCCGCCCACCATGCCCGCGAAGGTGAGCATGGACAAACTGGGCAGTGCGATGGGTTCGACATCCACCATACCGCTCGTTGTGCGCAGTGACGATATTTTTGAACCGGCCACCCTGCAATGGATGGTTGATATAACTGATTATGAAGAACTGAAGCACAGTGAAATCACGGGTGCGACGAGCATCGCAAGCGTACTGACTTCACTGAACGGCGGCACCCTTCCACAGGACAGGGAGCAGATCGATGCACTCCTGGAACAGGTCCCGGAGAATACACTCACCCGGTATACGGACGGGCAGATGGAGGCGGTCATCGAGTTCTCTACCGTGTCCCTGGACCTCAACAGTATGAAGGCCCTGCTCGATAATATGCGCACCGACCTTGAATGGTATGAGAAGGAGCCCGGAACCACGGCGGTCTTTACCGGTTCCATGGCGCTCTTCGGGGATATGATCGACGGCATTACCGAGTCCAAGAGTACGATGAACATGCTGGGATTCGGCCTGATCTTTGTCTTCCTTCTTCTCATCTACCGGAAGGCGACGGCCATCACACCAATTATCCCCATCATCATGATCGTCGGCTGGAACGCGGTCATCATGTATGTCCTGGGTCTGGAGTACAATCTTCTCACGGCAACACTCGGGGCGATGACTATCGGTGTCGCGTCCGAGTATACCATCCTCATCATGGAGCGGTATGATGAGGAGCGTGAACGTGGCCTCTCATGCCACGATGCTATCCAGGTGAGTATTCAGAAGATAGGGACCGCTATCTCCATCTCCGGCCTGACGACGGTCTTCGGGTTCTCCGCACTCACGCTCTCGGAGTTTCCTATCATGGCAAACTTTGGCCTCGTCACCGTGATTACGGTGGCTTTCTCTCTCGTGGGCGCAATCCTTGTGATGCCTGCGGTTCTCGCTATTACCAGCAGAATTCAGGACTGGTTTGCGGCACGAGAATCGGTAAAGCGTTCTAAAACGGTATGA
- a CDS encoding Ig-like domain-containing protein — translation MYGIRIWGVGILIICCLVCISTGAAVTPDQILITSDQDQIQAGGTGSLISVERDTSIPAIASVSFSYLNRTSDPSGTLSALIDTVAPFETRFTSESAGTAYIQVGVAFADESTAPITVVFTQDVIPADPYVYESIVHESVQAASQTPITVRMKDRYGNTITKDTDATITYSVSQYGAGFADGANSTQTITMPFDTDGDCTVSFRAPERAGPVIVSIRPSVGDSLQRLITMDVVALRSPAQITPDIVTIPNYPEANTCPADGSSYFRISYLVKDQFGNPIDNYPVEISTTLGESASIITNEDGVARFIYGPSTGMGDVTVTGTAGTAIAVSELSFTGGLASRFSVTINPNNLPSYDVDPDALIAVRVHVYNNFGTGVEGETIKAWMNTGSVSATNTLTQYPGLSATEDGEFGNHSVTVVTGEDGFATFYFRAGAFPLRSEEGFDPFSRGSGTVTAMWDNKTANSPQITWRNYPYVRVETEVSDTAIAPGDPLDVTIRIIGDGNELLYHDPIDVVLCLDRGEDMLLEEEKKDNIDRMERARRAAMYLVKNSSTDENILNPGSDRVALVTYSDISTDTDNFPNKCVDLRYINDHRTESNFLWVKGVGEDETWLEALENNGYVLEEHYPGNNRTGYTDYATIDEPFTIDNADWDGLEQALLNTMPFKAVQGGEASAPLRYSLKQSIEYLAKNERPCDTRAVVVLMQNNYLYFGDPFASGKAIYDINAALALGKGSNDYYYFDEPHPADHQNMVDYARANGVKIYTIYYHSGNSQAAEVVARDLADLTGGAFYDAENEAELTDAFKKIRDELLRDAATRTSVNLNFAGMPDEVLYTPEEMMEYIPNTTISFYNWSVNPYTPSDYLTYPYEVDQSAMWAGEDGSQPASLSFTIGNITIKQTWTSHFRLRVNESIDRALNFSLFAPGSAIQFENRDGGTISESLPETVITVIPGLTPEALLNASVQITAFDLIAQDKHTAQFNWTFTYDGAFPVTQELALKNSEEPEDVWQTAKAETVSPETEIINSSGMAFISDFTPGTYTARIKVSTEDAGYDTETLPVNISEGGEFYILLE, via the coding sequence ATGTATGGCATCAGAATTTGGGGGGTGGGGATCCTCATCATATGCTGCCTTGTCTGCATCAGCACCGGAGCGGCAGTCACCCCCGACCAGATACTGATCACTTCTGATCAGGATCAGATCCAGGCCGGAGGAACCGGATCGCTCATTTCCGTCGAACGAGACACATCAATTCCTGCAATTGCCTCAGTTTCATTTTCGTATCTGAATAGGACATCAGATCCCTCGGGCACACTCAGTGCACTCATCGATACCGTGGCACCCTTTGAAACACGGTTTACCTCTGAGAGTGCCGGTACGGCATATATTCAGGTGGGCGTTGCCTTCGCAGATGAATCAACCGCACCCATCACTGTCGTATTTACGCAGGACGTGATTCCCGCAGACCCGTATGTCTATGAAAGCATAGTGCATGAATCCGTTCAGGCAGCCTCTCAAACACCCATCACCGTCCGAATGAAGGACCGTTACGGCAATACCATAACCAAAGATACGGATGCCACCATCACGTACTCAGTCTCACAGTACGGAGCGGGATTCGCAGACGGGGCAAACAGTACCCAGACAATCACCATGCCATTCGATACAGACGGCGACTGCACCGTATCTTTCCGTGCACCGGAACGGGCTGGACCGGTGATCGTCTCCATCCGCCCATCAGTAGGAGACAGCCTGCAGCGACTCATCACAATGGATGTTGTCGCACTGCGCTCACCTGCCCAGATCACCCCCGATATTGTTACCATACCTAATTACCCAGAGGCAAATACCTGCCCTGCAGACGGCTCCAGTTATTTCCGGATCAGCTATCTTGTCAAGGACCAGTTTGGCAATCCGATCGACAACTACCCGGTAGAGATATCGACTACCCTTGGGGAATCAGCATCAATCATCACGAACGAGGATGGCGTTGCCAGGTTCATCTACGGCCCAAGTACGGGTATGGGCGATGTCACCGTCACCGGAACAGCAGGCACAGCCATTGCAGTATCTGAACTGTCCTTCACCGGGGGTCTCGCCAGTCGGTTTTCCGTCACCATAAACCCGAATAACCTTCCTTCATACGATGTGGACCCGGATGCACTGATCGCGGTCCGGGTACATGTGTACAATAACTTCGGCACCGGGGTGGAAGGTGAGACGATTAAGGCATGGATGAACACTGGAAGTGTGAGCGCCACGAACACCCTTACCCAGTATCCGGGGCTTTCTGCAACCGAAGATGGCGAATTCGGAAATCACTCGGTGACGGTTGTTACCGGTGAGGATGGATTCGCCACGTTTTACTTCCGGGCAGGGGCCTTCCCCCTCCGCAGTGAAGAGGGATTTGATCCGTTTTCCCGGGGAAGTGGAACCGTCACCGCGATGTGGGACAATAAGACGGCAAATTCACCGCAGATCACCTGGCGCAATTATCCCTATGTCCGGGTGGAGACCGAGGTATCGGACACCGCCATCGCACCCGGCGACCCGCTGGATGTGACCATCCGGATAATAGGCGACGGCAATGAACTCCTCTACCATGACCCGATTGACGTTGTTCTCTGTCTGGACCGGGGAGAGGATATGCTTCTCGAGGAAGAAAAAAAGGACAATATAGACCGGATGGAACGGGCACGCAGGGCCGCAATGTACCTGGTCAAAAACAGCAGTACTGATGAAAACATCCTTAATCCCGGCAGTGACCGTGTAGCCCTTGTCACCTACAGTGACATATCAACAGATACTGATAACTTCCCCAATAAATGCGTCGACCTGCGCTACATCAATGACCATCGAACAGAGAGTAACTTCCTCTGGGTCAAGGGGGTAGGAGAAGACGAGACATGGCTTGAAGCTCTTGAGAATAATGGCTATGTGTTGGAAGAGCATTATCCGGGCAACAACAGAACCGGATACACTGACTATGCAACTATTGACGAACCCTTTACTATCGATAACGCAGACTGGGACGGGCTTGAGCAAGCCCTCCTCAACACCATGCCATTCAAAGCAGTACAAGGAGGAGAGGCAAGCGCCCCGCTCCGTTACAGCCTGAAGCAGTCCATCGAGTACCTTGCAAAAAACGAACGACCCTGTGATACACGGGCAGTAGTGGTTCTTATGCAGAACAATTACCTTTACTTCGGCGACCCCTTTGCAAGCGGAAAAGCTATTTATGATATCAACGCAGCACTTGCACTTGGGAAGGGTAGTAATGATTATTATTACTTTGATGAACCCCACCCGGCAGACCATCAGAACATGGTCGACTATGCACGGGCAAACGGTGTGAAGATCTATACCATTTACTACCATTCAGGAAACTCCCAGGCAGCTGAGGTGGTCGCACGCGATCTGGCAGATCTGACCGGCGGTGCATTCTATGATGCAGAAAATGAGGCAGAACTCACCGATGCTTTCAAGAAAATTCGTGACGAACTTCTGCGTGACGCGGCAACCAGAACCAGCGTCAATCTGAACTTTGCCGGGATGCCGGATGAGGTCCTCTATACGCCGGAAGAAATGATGGAGTACATCCCAAATACGACAATTTCCTTCTACAACTGGTCGGTGAATCCCTATACGCCATCAGACTACTTGACCTACCCATACGAGGTAGACCAGTCAGCGATGTGGGCGGGAGAGGACGGCAGCCAGCCGGCATCGCTCTCCTTTACCATTGGGAACATTACGATTAAACAGACATGGACATCCCACTTCCGGCTGCGGGTGAATGAGTCCATTGACAGAGCATTGAACTTCAGCCTCTTTGCACCGGGTTCAGCTATCCAGTTTGAAAACCGGGATGGCGGAACGATCTCAGAATCTCTTCCCGAAACAGTGATTACTGTCATTCCCGGTCTCACACCGGAAGCACTCCTGAATGCCAGTGTACAGATCACCGCGTTTGACCTCATCGCACAGGACAAACATACCGCACAGTTCAACTGGACCTTCACCTATGACGGTGCATTCCCCGTCACACAAGAACTGGCTCTGAAGAACAGTGAGGAACCGGAAGATGTCTGGCAGACGGCTAAAGCCGAAACGGTTTCACCGGAGACGGAGATCATCAATAGTTCCGGAATGGCATTCATCAGTGACTTCACACCCGGCACCTACACAGCCCGTATCAAAGTTTCTACCGAGGACGCAGGGTATGATACGGAAACCCTTCCGGTTAACATCAGCGAAGGAGGGGAGTTTTACATCCTCCTTGAATAA
- a CDS encoding exonuclease SbcCD subunit D C-terminal domain-containing protein has protein sequence MLLYGGRPLNILHTSDWHLGMTLCGRRRETEAAAFLEWLANLIKQESIDLLLVTGDIFDNASPSTKSQALYYRFLTDAAAAGCRHIIITAGNHDSPAFLEAPQEILAALNIHIVGKAVPEKPGGTYLLDGPHGIPECIVAAVPYLRERDIRKSAPGTSIDDKAVQIRKGVRLLYQEAWDVACAMQPPSGPRIPVIVTGHLFAAGGKTVEGDGVRDQVAGFIERVGADVFPEEAAYVALGHLHVPQIVAGIDTIRYPGSPLPVGFGEAEHQKEVVIVTTTPGMTAAVRSVPVPRFRRLTTIQGDLPAIARRINELKDIGDPVWAEIIYDGAMVPGDLMGQVAKMIDGTRIEALRVKDARLIADALSGHQSCVELEELTVTEVFCQRMEIADVPPEQRDRLMTAFLDILSGMDCDEPDEEAAI, from the coding sequence ATGCTATTATATGGAGGGAGACCTCTGAATATTCTACATACCTCAGACTGGCACCTCGGCATGACCCTCTGCGGACGGCGCCGGGAAACAGAGGCAGCGGCATTTCTTGAGTGGCTTGCGAATCTCATCAAACAGGAATCAATTGACCTCCTGCTGGTGACAGGCGATATCTTTGACAACGCCTCCCCCTCCACCAAATCCCAGGCACTCTACTACCGTTTTCTGACCGATGCAGCAGCAGCAGGATGCCGTCATATCATCATCACTGCAGGTAATCATGACTCTCCGGCATTCCTTGAAGCGCCACAGGAGATACTTGCAGCACTTAATATCCATATCGTAGGGAAAGCAGTCCCCGAAAAGCCGGGAGGAACATATCTTCTGGACGGGCCACACGGAATACCGGAATGTATTGTGGCTGCAGTCCCCTACCTCCGTGAACGCGATATCCGAAAATCCGCACCGGGCACTTCCATTGACGATAAGGCAGTACAGATTCGCAAGGGCGTGCGGTTGCTATATCAGGAAGCGTGGGATGTTGCCTGTGCGATGCAGCCCCCCTCAGGGCCCAGGATCCCTGTGATCGTCACGGGACATCTCTTCGCTGCCGGAGGGAAGACCGTCGAGGGTGATGGTGTACGTGACCAAGTCGCAGGCTTCATTGAACGGGTCGGCGCTGACGTCTTCCCGGAAGAGGCCGCCTATGTGGCACTCGGACACCTGCATGTCCCACAGATAGTGGCAGGGATTGATACCATACGATATCCCGGCTCGCCACTCCCGGTTGGATTCGGGGAGGCAGAGCACCAAAAGGAGGTCGTCATCGTCACCACCACACCGGGAATGACAGCTGCTGTGCGTTCAGTACCGGTCCCTCGGTTCCGTCGCCTCACAACAATTCAGGGTGATCTCCCCGCAATTGCCCGGAGAATCAATGAACTGAAGGATATAGGAGACCCTGTCTGGGCAGAAATTATCTACGACGGTGCCATGGTTCCGGGGGATCTGATGGGCCAGGTGGCGAAAATGATCGATGGAACCAGGATAGAGGCCCTGCGGGTGAAGGATGCCCGGCTGATCGCAGATGCCCTTTCTGGGCATCAGTCATGCGTTGAACTTGAAGAACTGACCGTTACCGAGGTCTTCTGCCAGCGGATGGAGATAGCTGACGTTCCCCCCGAACAGAGGGACAGGCTGATGACCGCATTCCTGGATATCCTCAGCGGAATGGATTGTGATGAGCCGGATGAGGAGGCAGCAATATGA